From one Flavobacterium kingsejongi genomic stretch:
- the der gene encoding ribosome biogenesis GTPase Der: MNNIVAIVGRPNVGKSTLFNRLIQRREAIVDSVSGVTRDRNYGKSEWNGKEFSVIDTGGYIKGSDDIFEGEIRKQVELAIDEADVIIFVVDVEEGITPMDETVAKLLRKVTKPVLLAVNKVDNAMREKDALEFYNLGIGDYYTFASISGSGTGDLLDALIDAFPEKPEPTQEELELPRFAVVGRPNAGKSSFINALIGKDRYIVTDIAGTTRDSIDTKFDRFGFEFNLVDTAGIRRKAKVKEDLEFYSVMRSVRAIEHADVCILIIDATRGFEGQDQSIFWLAEKNRKGVVILVNKWDLVEKDTMSTKDYEVKIREQLQPFTDVPILFVSALTKQRLLKALEETVKVHENRKQRISTSKFNDYMLKVIENYPPPALKGKYVKIKYCMQLPTPTPQFVFFANLPQYVKEAYKRFLENKIREHWDFSGVPIEIYIREK; this comes from the coding sequence ATGAACAATATCGTTGCCATTGTAGGAAGGCCCAATGTAGGAAAGTCAACTCTTTTTAACAGATTGATACAAAGAAGAGAAGCTATAGTAGATTCTGTAAGCGGGGTAACCCGTGACCGTAACTATGGAAAAAGCGAATGGAATGGAAAGGAATTTTCGGTAATCGATACTGGTGGTTACATCAAAGGTTCAGATGATATTTTCGAAGGAGAAATCAGAAAACAGGTAGAACTGGCTATTGATGAAGCTGACGTTATTATTTTCGTTGTCGATGTCGAAGAAGGAATTACACCGATGGATGAAACCGTTGCGAAATTATTGCGTAAGGTTACCAAGCCGGTATTACTTGCTGTAAATAAGGTAGACAACGCCATGCGTGAAAAGGATGCCTTAGAATTTTACAATCTTGGAATAGGGGATTATTATACTTTCGCCAGTATCTCAGGAAGTGGAACTGGGGATTTGCTGGATGCATTAATTGATGCATTTCCGGAAAAACCAGAACCAACTCAGGAAGAATTGGAATTGCCACGTTTTGCAGTTGTGGGAAGGCCAAATGCTGGTAAATCCAGTTTTATTAACGCACTGATCGGGAAAGACCGTTATATCGTTACCGATATTGCCGGGACCACACGAGATTCTATCGATACCAAATTTGACCGTTTTGGGTTTGAATTTAACCTGGTAGATACTGCCGGAATCCGTAGAAAAGCAAAAGTAAAAGAAGATTTAGAGTTTTATTCCGTAATGCGTTCGGTTAGGGCTATTGAGCATGCTGATGTTTGTATCCTGATTATCGATGCTACCCGTGGTTTTGAAGGACAGGATCAGAGTATCTTCTGGCTGGCTGAAAAAAACAGAAAAGGAGTAGTGATTTTAGTGAATAAATGGGATTTGGTAGAGAAAGATACGATGTCTACTAAAGATTATGAAGTGAAAATCAGAGAGCAATTACAGCCTTTTACGGATGTGCCTATTCTTTTCGTTTCTGCACTGACAAAACAACGTTTGTTGAAAGCATTGGAGGAAACCGTTAAGGTACACGAAAATAGAAAGCAACGTATTTCGACTTCAAAATTCAACGACTACATGCTTAAGGTTATTGAAAATTACCCACCACCAGCATTGAAAGGGAAATATGTAAAGATTAAATATTGCATGCAGTTGCCAACACCAACCCCGCAATTTGTATTCTTTGCCAATCTTCCACAGTATGTAAAAGAAGCGTATAAGCGTTTTCTTGAAAACAAAATCCGGGAACATTGGGACTTTTCAGGAGTGCCTATCGAGATTTACATCAGAGAGAAATAA
- the era gene encoding GTPase Era — translation MSHKAGFVNIIGNPNVGKSTLMNAFVGERLSIITSKAQTTRHRILGIVNGEDFQVILSDTPGIIKPAYELQASMMDFVKSAFEDADILIYMVEIGEQNLKDEAFFNKIINAKIPVLLLLNKIDTSNQEKLEEQVAFWAEKVPNAEIFPISALENFNVPEVFSRIIDLLPLSPPFYPKDTLTDKPERFFVNETIREKILLNYSKEIPYAVEIETEEFFEDENIIRIRSLIMVERDTQKGIIIGHKGAALKKVGIEARADLEKFFGKQIHIEMYVKVNKNWRSNSNQLRRFGYNNK, via the coding sequence ATGTCACACAAAGCAGGTTTTGTTAATATAATCGGGAATCCAAACGTTGGAAAATCCACACTCATGAATGCCTTCGTCGGAGAAAGGCTGTCTATAATCACGTCTAAAGCACAAACAACCCGACACAGGATATTAGGGATTGTGAATGGCGAGGATTTCCAGGTGATCCTTTCGGATACACCCGGTATCATAAAGCCAGCTTACGAATTGCAGGCTTCAATGATGGATTTTGTGAAATCCGCTTTTGAAGATGCCGATATCCTGATATATATGGTAGAGATTGGGGAGCAGAATCTGAAAGATGAGGCCTTCTTTAATAAAATTATCAATGCCAAAATTCCGGTATTGCTGCTGCTGAATAAAATTGATACTTCCAATCAGGAAAAACTGGAAGAGCAGGTTGCATTTTGGGCTGAAAAAGTACCGAATGCAGAGATTTTTCCGATCTCGGCCCTGGAGAATTTCAATGTGCCGGAAGTTTTTTCCCGTATCATTGACCTGTTGCCACTTTCGCCACCTTTTTATCCTAAGGACACTTTAACGGATAAACCGGAACGCTTTTTCGTAAATGAAACAATCAGGGAGAAAATATTACTGAACTACAGTAAAGAAATTCCGTATGCAGTAGAAATTGAAACCGAAGAGTTTTTTGAAGATGAGAATATCATCCGCATCCGCTCGCTGATTATGGTGGAGCGTGATACCCAAAAAGGAATCATCATCGGGCATAAAGGAGCAGCGCTTAAAAAAGTAGGTATTGAGGCACGTGCCGATCTGGAGAAATTCTTTGGAAAACAAATTCACATCGAAATGTATGTCAAAGTAAATAAGAACTGGAGAAGCAATTCGAATCAGTTGCGCCGCTTTGGGTATAACAATAAATAA
- a CDS encoding M23 family metallopeptidase, producing the protein MKLFKYTVYTLIFAIVLLLTSCVDTLMGDEGKYDEDIYLNYNTKTVLELPFDGEWYINAGGKSLEENHHFAPYRHQRYAMDVVQRVNGKMIFTGDGTKNENYYCFGKRLNAPGDGRIVTVVNNVEDNVPGILNEEQVWGNYIVIDHLNGEYSCMVHFKKNSIIVAEGDNVLRGQMVGQVGNSGNSNGPHLHYHLQTTASRLTGVGLPVQFLNYYANDVFIERGEPITSQIVRKN; encoded by the coding sequence ATGAAACTTTTCAAATATACAGTCTACACTTTGATATTCGCTATTGTTCTTTTATTGACTTCTTGCGTTGATACGCTGATGGGAGATGAAGGTAAATACGACGAAGATATTTATTTAAATTATAATACAAAAACAGTATTGGAGTTGCCTTTCGATGGCGAATGGTATATCAATGCGGGAGGGAAGTCGCTAGAAGAAAATCATCATTTTGCTCCTTATCGCCATCAAAGATATGCAATGGACGTCGTGCAAAGGGTAAATGGGAAAATGATTTTTACAGGAGATGGAACAAAAAATGAAAATTATTATTGTTTCGGTAAGCGTTTAAATGCCCCTGGAGACGGAAGGATCGTAACTGTTGTGAATAATGTAGAAGACAATGTTCCTGGGATTCTTAACGAAGAGCAAGTTTGGGGTAACTATATTGTGATCGACCATTTAAACGGCGAATATTCCTGTATGGTTCATTTCAAAAAGAATTCTATAATAGTGGCAGAAGGAGACAATGTCCTCCGAGGTCAAATGGTAGGTCAAGTTGGAAACAGCGGTAATTCTAATGGGCCACATTTGCATTATCATTTGCAGACAACAGCGTCTCGTTTAACCGGTGTTGGGCTTCCTGTGCAATTCCTTAACTACTATGCCAACGATGTTTTTATAGAAAGGGGAGAGCCGATTACTTCTCAAATAGTGAGGAAAAATTAA
- a CDS encoding helix-turn-helix domain-containing protein, producing MIFTAFFNTAIFQGMVLGTIILKSPLFKSNANKYLAYAIFTLSLLIANLVFEILDSYKIVPFLLFLDDIEWAFLFPVFIFMFVIHQVNHPIRNSKKIRWLFVPFLYSALANIIYDCEVVAHIFKIPIVLKTVIETLKDFDFYIILIFIPFMAVYTFSFIKFSKDKQEKKWIAFLWSLVFTLLLSWIIAVLIALFFEYDLSFCMRILALFATFLIHFTAYYGVFKYRLADNKQGIEALLNKSVVLLTEGFSKDVIFKKEIETANLDLFTKENPYFKKLETLCEVHQIYRDSTLNREKVAAQLGISAGYVSQLVNAITGDNFANFINNYRVEAVKKMIFDSDFENYSLLAIGLESGFTSKTTFYDAFKKATGMTPNSFRNTNK from the coding sequence TTGATCTTTACAGCTTTTTTTAACACGGCAATTTTCCAGGGAATGGTGCTGGGCACAATTATTTTAAAATCACCACTATTTAAGAGCAATGCAAATAAATATTTAGCTTATGCAATATTTACCCTATCGCTTCTAATCGCTAATCTTGTTTTTGAAATATTAGATAGTTACAAGATTGTACCTTTCTTGCTTTTTCTTGATGATATTGAATGGGCCTTTCTTTTTCCTGTTTTCATCTTTATGTTTGTTATACATCAGGTAAATCATCCTATTAGAAATTCGAAAAAAATCCGATGGTTATTTGTGCCCTTCCTCTATTCAGCCTTGGCAAATATTATTTATGATTGTGAGGTTGTGGCGCATATTTTTAAGATTCCAATTGTTCTTAAGACAGTAATCGAAACTTTAAAAGACTTTGATTTTTATATTATTCTAATATTTATACCTTTTATGGCTGTCTATACCTTCAGCTTCATTAAATTTTCAAAGGATAAACAAGAAAAGAAATGGATAGCTTTTCTGTGGTCCTTGGTTTTTACATTGTTACTTTCTTGGATAATTGCGGTTCTAATAGCGCTGTTTTTTGAATATGATCTTTCGTTTTGTATGCGGATTCTGGCGCTATTTGCTACATTTCTAATTCATTTTACGGCTTATTACGGAGTTTTTAAATACAGATTAGCCGATAACAAGCAAGGAATAGAGGCATTATTGAATAAGAGTGTTGTGTTGCTTACTGAGGGATTTTCTAAAGATGTAATTTTTAAAAAAGAAATCGAAACAGCTAATTTAGATTTATTCACAAAAGAAAATCCTTATTTTAAAAAATTGGAAACGCTTTGTGAAGTTCATCAAATTTATAGGGACAGCACATTAAACAGAGAAAAAGTTGCAGCACAATTAGGAATAAGTGCAGGATATGTTTCTCAATTAGTCAATGCGATCACGGGAGATAATTTTGCCAACTTTATAAATAATTACCGCGTAGAAGCAGTTAAGAAAATGATTTTTGATTCCGACTTTGAAAATTACAGTCTTTTGGCAATAGGGTTAGAATCAGGTTTTACTTCAAAGACGACATTTTATGACGCCTTTAAAAAAGCTACTGGAATGACTCCGAACAGCTTTCGTAATACGAATAAATAA
- the istB gene encoding IS21-like element helper ATPase IstB: MNESTVTKMKQMKLYGMFNAFKTAIESGKTDHYTLDQFVSMIIDAEWDERYNRRIERSITNAKFHYKSNIESINFDVSRNLDRNMVLRLAECEFIEKNENILITGSTGVGKSYLGTALGYQACIQGFKVSYFNTSKLFARLKMAKADGTYLRELTKIQRQDVIILDDFGLQALDSHNRITLLEIIEDRHNNGSIIVTSQIPVQGWYDIIGEKTIADAILDRLIHQSHRLELHGESMRKKRGINKE; this comes from the coding sequence ATGAATGAATCCACAGTAACCAAAATGAAACAAATGAAGCTTTATGGCATGTTTAATGCTTTTAAAACAGCCATTGAAAGCGGGAAAACAGATCATTATACCCTTGACCAGTTTGTATCGATGATTATTGATGCAGAATGGGATGAAAGGTACAATCGTCGTATTGAACGAAGTATCACTAATGCCAAATTCCATTACAAATCAAATATTGAAAGTATCAATTTTGATGTATCACGTAACCTGGACCGAAACATGGTACTGCGTCTGGCAGAATGCGAATTTATAGAGAAAAACGAAAACATTTTAATCACTGGAAGCACCGGTGTCGGTAAAAGTTATTTAGGTACTGCATTAGGTTATCAAGCCTGTATACAGGGTTTTAAGGTAAGTTATTTTAATACCTCAAAATTGTTCGCTAGACTAAAAATGGCTAAAGCAGATGGTACTTATCTACGGGAACTTACCAAAATACAAAGACAGGATGTTATAATACTTGATGATTTTGGACTCCAGGCACTTGACAGCCATAACCGAATTACTCTTTTAGAGATCATAGAGGACAGGCATAATAACGGCTCTATAATCGTGACATCACAAATACCAGTTCAAGGCTGGTATGATATAATTGGAGAAAAAACGATAGCCGATGCAATATTAGACAGACTTATACACCAATCTCATAGGCTTGAATTACATGGAGAATCCATGAGAAAGAAAAGAGGAATAAACAAAGAGTGA
- the istA gene encoding IS21 family transposase yields the protein MANKITDMSKIRKVIKFYCNGKSKLFISSYLSLSRNTVKKYISLFEVLELSFELIDQKTDAELELLFSQTSVEAISPRLQTLYDFFPKMERELKKVGVTVQHMWEQYIAVNPDGYRTSQFHYHYNIWGKRVNPVMHMNHKAGDKMYVDYAGKTLSIIDIDTGEVKEVQFFVAILGASQYTYAEASMSQQKENFVDSVENAMRFFEGTPAAIVPDNLKSAVIKSSRFEPTINETLADLAEHYETTILPARAYRPRDKSLVEGAVKILYRRIYVTIKETKFFSLEELNQQIWDLLDSHNNRKLTGRPYSRFELFLEDEKEKLRPLPQDRFEIKYQSFATVMQNGHVQLSQDKNYYSVPYQYVKKKAKLLYTKSTVEIYYKYNRIAVHPRNYKPYVYTTTPEHLASTHQFVAQWSAARFIEWANNIDESVGEYIMQIIESRNHPEQAYKSCLGILNFEKKVGRQRLINACRRALDFKIYNFKTIQNILENNLDHIDFDQEPEQELPDHSNIRGKHYYN from the coding sequence ATGGCAAACAAAATAACAGACATGAGTAAAATTAGAAAAGTAATTAAATTCTATTGTAATGGAAAGAGTAAGTTATTTATAAGTAGCTACTTATCCCTTTCAAGAAATACGGTAAAGAAATATATTTCTTTATTTGAAGTTCTCGAATTAAGCTTTGAATTAATCGACCAAAAAACCGATGCAGAGCTGGAACTTTTATTCTCCCAGACTAGTGTAGAGGCCATTAGCCCGAGATTACAGACACTTTATGATTTTTTTCCTAAAATGGAACGTGAACTAAAAAAAGTTGGCGTTACCGTACAGCATATGTGGGAACAATATATTGCTGTAAATCCTGATGGTTATCGAACTTCACAATTTCATTATCATTACAATATATGGGGCAAACGAGTTAATCCGGTCATGCATATGAACCATAAGGCTGGTGATAAAATGTATGTTGATTATGCCGGAAAGACACTCTCAATTATTGATATAGATACTGGAGAAGTCAAAGAAGTACAATTTTTTGTAGCAATATTGGGCGCTAGCCAATACACGTATGCTGAAGCTTCCATGAGCCAGCAAAAGGAAAACTTTGTTGACTCGGTAGAAAATGCCATGCGCTTTTTTGAAGGCACTCCTGCCGCCATTGTTCCAGATAATTTAAAATCTGCCGTAATAAAAAGCAGTCGTTTTGAACCGACAATCAATGAAACCCTGGCTGATTTAGCAGAACATTACGAAACCACAATTTTACCTGCCAGAGCTTACAGGCCCAGAGACAAGTCACTAGTTGAAGGAGCTGTTAAGATATTATATCGAAGGATTTATGTAACCATAAAAGAAACTAAGTTCTTTTCTCTGGAAGAATTAAACCAGCAGATCTGGGATTTACTTGACTCTCACAATAACAGAAAACTGACAGGACGCCCTTATTCCCGCTTTGAATTATTTTTAGAAGACGAGAAAGAAAAACTGCGTCCACTCCCACAAGATCGTTTTGAAATTAAATACCAGTCTTTTGCAACAGTAATGCAAAACGGTCATGTTCAATTAAGCCAGGACAAAAACTATTACAGCGTTCCGTATCAATATGTAAAGAAGAAAGCCAAGCTGTTATATACCAAATCAACAGTAGAGATTTATTATAAATACAATCGAATAGCTGTACATCCAAGAAACTACAAACCTTATGTCTATACAACAACTCCTGAGCATTTAGCCAGTACACATCAATTTGTAGCCCAATGGAGTGCTGCCCGCTTCATTGAATGGGCTAATAATATTGATGAGTCAGTAGGAGAATATATAATGCAGATAATCGAAAGCAGAAATCATCCAGAACAGGCTTATAAAAGCTGTTTAGGAATACTGAATTTTGAAAAAAAGGTAGGCAGACAGCGATTAATAAATGCCTGCAGGCGGGCACTTGATTTTAAAATTTACAATTTTAAGACCATACAAAACATTTTAGAAAACAACTTGGATCATATTGATTTTGATCAAGAACCTGAGCAGGAACTTCCCGATCACAGTAACATAAGAGGAAAACACTATTATAACTAA
- a CDS encoding helix-turn-helix domain-containing protein, translating into MLLSWLITALVGLFLNYDISAIMTAVALFGTFIIHWTAYIGIYKYKLATNKDAIYNFLNKDLAVSYTNTNLQIVENNTPGEYRESITVDNLYFQKLELLCKEQHIYTDSTLNREKVAEKLSISPGYVSQIINTITGDNFAHYINQYRVEAVKEMISNSEYENYNLLAMGLESGFTSKTTFYKAFKKVTGQTPNEYKNTSK; encoded by the coding sequence TTGTTATTATCCTGGCTTATTACCGCTCTGGTCGGATTATTTCTTAACTATGACATTTCTGCTATTATGACTGCAGTGGCCTTATTTGGAACTTTTATAATTCATTGGACAGCTTATATAGGCATTTACAAATACAAACTGGCCACAAACAAAGACGCTATTTACAATTTCCTAAATAAAGATTTAGCTGTTTCCTATACCAATACTAATTTGCAAATTGTAGAAAATAATACACCCGGAGAGTATCGGGAATCTATCACGGTAGACAATCTTTATTTTCAAAAATTAGAACTTCTTTGCAAAGAGCAGCACATTTATACGGACAGTACATTAAACAGGGAAAAAGTGGCTGAGAAACTGAGCATAAGCCCGGGATATGTTTCACAAATTATAAACACGATAACAGGAGACAACTTCGCCCATTACATCAATCAATATCGGGTTGAAGCTGTAAAGGAAATGATCTCAAATTCTGAATATGAAAACTATAATTTATTGGCGATGGGATTAGAATCTGGGTTTACTTCAAAAACGACTTTTTATAAAGCCTTTAAAAAAGTTACTGGTCAGACACCCAATGAATATAAAAACACCAGTAAATAA
- a CDS encoding GNAT family N-acetyltransferase — MKDFQIIKILFLFLNLENKLKLLDLFMITKATLHDIPALTTLINSAYRGETSKKGWTTESHLLAGKRTTEKELTEIILEPKNTFLKFTDNDQIIGSVLFVAKEHQLYLGLLTVSPELQNSGIGKKMLAEAEIHAATLGLSSIIMTVVSVRAELIAWYKRHGYVETGEREAFPESEIHINISDEPLEFIYLEKQL, encoded by the coding sequence ATGAAGGATTTTCAAATCATTAAGATTTTATTCCTATTTTTAAATCTTGAAAACAAACTGAAATTACTTGATTTATTCATGATCACAAAAGCAACATTACACGATATTCCTGCATTGACTACTTTAATCAATTCTGCCTATAGAGGGGAAACTTCTAAAAAAGGCTGGACTACAGAAAGCCATTTACTGGCCGGAAAAAGAACAACTGAAAAAGAACTGACCGAGATCATCCTAGAACCTAAAAATACATTTCTGAAATTTACAGATAACGACCAGATTATTGGTTCAGTTCTGTTTGTAGCGAAAGAGCACCAACTGTATTTGGGCTTATTAACGGTTTCACCTGAATTGCAAAATAGCGGGATTGGAAAAAAGATGTTGGCAGAGGCTGAAATTCATGCTGCAACTTTGGGATTATCATCTATTATTATGACAGTTGTTTCGGTTCGTGCAGAGCTTATTGCCTGGTATAAGCGTCATGGTTATGTTGAAACAGGGGAAAGAGAAGCTTTTCCAGAAAGCGAAATCCATATTAATATTTCAGATGAGCCATTGGAATTTATCTATTTAGAAAAACAGCTGTAA
- a CDS encoding rhodanese-like domain-containing protein gives MKTKVYCLLVILMSLTACQSQTKETAVLVPAQEFYQQTNNNKVQLVDVRTPKEFSQGHLKNAQNIHLYDQDFKKRITTLDKSQPVYVYCKAGSRSAEAVEIMKASGFKTIVELDGGADAWKEAGKPLEQ, from the coding sequence ATGAAAACGAAAGTATATTGCCTACTGGTTATATTGATGAGCCTTACAGCCTGCCAGTCACAGACAAAAGAAACAGCTGTCCTAGTACCGGCACAGGAATTTTATCAGCAAACAAACAACAACAAAGTACAACTGGTCGATGTAAGGACGCCTAAGGAGTTTAGCCAGGGACATTTGAAAAATGCACAAAATATTCATTTGTACGATCAGGATTTCAAAAAACGGATCACTACACTGGATAAAAGTCAGCCGGTATATGTGTATTGCAAAGCAGGATCACGAAGTGCCGAAGCCGTGGAAATTATGAAAGCATCGGGCTTTAAAACGATTGTAGAGCTGGATGGTGGGGCAGATGCCTGGAAAGAAGCGGGAAAACCATTAGAGCAATAA
- a CDS encoding KTSC domain-containing protein, whose amino-acid sequence MKRIVEHRKLLGVDKTVTLKELKTIYRNVMKDSHPDKFVNDDEGKLQAEEKSKTVIEAYHFLVSINAETQEKYREEYIETTTKSNIQDFYFEKQILKVTHFDGNSYEYIGVPKNTYIKMVNAESPSRFARRHIYGSFIYRKSGEAVEN is encoded by the coding sequence ATGAAAAGAATTGTTGAGCATAGAAAGCTATTAGGGGTTGATAAAACCGTTACTTTAAAAGAATTAAAAACGATTTACAGAAATGTAATGAAGGATAGTCATCCTGACAAATTTGTAAATGATGACGAAGGAAAATTACAGGCTGAAGAAAAAAGTAAAACTGTTATTGAAGCGTATCATTTCCTTGTAAGTATCAATGCTGAAACACAGGAAAAATACCGTGAGGAATATATTGAAACGACTACAAAATCCAATATTCAGGATTTTTACTTCGAAAAACAAATCCTAAAAGTAACACACTTTGACGGTAATAGCTACGAATATATCGGTGTGCCGAAAAATACGTATATCAAAATGGTGAATGCAGAATCGCCAAGCCGTTTTGCAAGAAGACACATCTACGGTAGTTTCATCTACAGAAAATCAGGTGAAGCTGTCGAAAACTAA
- a CDS encoding IS3 family transposase, with protein MFGIDRQVYYRSIKRKILKQSKSEQVILMVRKIRMKMPRIGTRKLYYLLNQELRALKIGRDMFFNILKVNHLLISPKRSYHITTNSYHRFKKHKNLIENLKIIRPEQVWVSDITYIGKRSKPCYLSLVTDAYSKRIMGFNVATNLNAENSLKALQMALKSRKNSCLSLIHHSDRGIQYCSDEYQKVIRKTKNLRCSMTESYDPYQNAVAERVNGILKQEFLVDRYNDQQLNIIKLVVKESIQIYNLVRPHCSNHMLTPMQMHQQKEIEMKTYKTKNRSNHEATSV; from the coding sequence TTGTTCGGGATAGACAGGCAGGTCTATTATCGTAGCATTAAAAGAAAAATCTTAAAGCAATCAAAGTCTGAACAAGTCATTCTTATGGTAAGAAAGATTAGGATGAAAATGCCTCGTATCGGTACGAGAAAGTTGTATTATTTATTAAACCAGGAGCTTAGAGCATTGAAGATTGGAAGAGATATGTTTTTTAATATCCTCAAAGTAAACCATCTGCTAATATCTCCAAAACGGAGCTATCATATTACGACTAACTCATATCATCGTTTTAAAAAACACAAGAATTTAATTGAAAACTTAAAAATAATACGTCCTGAACAGGTTTGGGTATCCGATATTACATACATCGGAAAAAGAAGTAAGCCCTGCTATTTAAGCTTAGTAACAGATGCATATTCAAAACGGATCATGGGATTTAATGTAGCTACTAATTTAAATGCCGAAAATAGTCTTAAAGCTTTACAAATGGCTCTTAAGAGCAGGAAAAATAGTTGTTTGTCGTTAATCCATCACTCAGATAGAGGTATACAATATTGTTCTGATGAATATCAAAAAGTGATACGCAAGACTAAAAACCTGCGCTGTAGCATGACTGAGTCTTATGATCCATATCAAAATGCGGTCGCTGAAAGGGTAAATGGAATATTAAAACAGGAGTTTTTAGTAGATAGGTATAATGATCAGCAACTTAATATTATTAAGTTAGTAGTTAAGGAATCTATACAGATTTATAATCTAGTAAGACCGCATTGCTCTAATCATATGCTTACTCCGATGCAAATGCATCAGCAAAAAGAAATAGAAATGAAAACCTATAAAACAAAAAACAGAAGTAACCATGAAGCTACTTCTGTCTAA